One genomic window of Branchiostoma floridae strain S238N-H82 chromosome 4, Bfl_VNyyK, whole genome shotgun sequence includes the following:
- the LOC118413175 gene encoding cytosolic carboxypeptidase 2-like isoform X8, with the protein MSFSLKPDPEFEFGVNSYDAFMKKHLQHYGYYTGRNEGYRSSFSAFEQWQRTRGYRGGYSDHDAMDVDEEDEYENHALVKTVKRSNSVQNVDNRLCDDLLRKTTQIVFHYQHGKRVPKLREPRNLYALTKELGPQQAPRFPAEMPVLKARIRHIEWTPPFREPFYVQTNQERTPMVRGIEGEGRVVYFCETLREAYFMRSRVGGSRGPLKDITVKLKDENDKTLIFESRFESGNLMKAVQVGEFDYELYLRQDLYTDKHTQWFYFRVQNAKKGHTYRFTIVNLLKGGSLYNMGLKPLMYSEHDAHTKKTGWLRVGENIKYYKNNVRINLRSDKCYYSLTWTCSFPNDNDNYFFAHCYPYTYSDLQDYLLKMANDPVRSKYCRQRVLCRTLAGNLVYVLTITNPSKNPEDAKVKKAVVLSARVHPGETNASWMMKGFLDYLSGSSADAKLLRDTFIFKIVPMLNPDGVIVGNYRCSLAGRDLNRNYKSVLKESFPSVWHTKMMVRRLCEEREVIVYCDLHGHSRKQNVFIYGCENRYDPEKRLKERVFPLMMQKNAGEKFSYNGCKFKVQKSKEGTGRIVMWHTGIMNAYTMEATFAGSTRGKMKGYHFNAADFEAMGYHFCDTLLDYCDPDRSKANQVLQELQDKLRQEILRRIELSGKAPPVGDPLEMEAEFGSDLESDTSGSDSSVDDGLPVHLLAIAPKLNRKKKLRSRKERNKNRNKEIKTKPSKSEDNKEQSEEKKKPKPQSADKRPIRTQHSEVHSARKRRDDRSNNGIPVFADERVELRSARKTAHPECTCQTSAKIPYAMKQVSQVDLPGELLNQVMVISLQKSKTDYLEAITQAYLRSGVMLSNEQAKEVPHFRYASGQKHLIEGLCPQHDQNFAANYVANHLSDNYSEGENAGEDPEMDPIAPVMRDVACQWSPTQAEEPVEHMEVERRHKEDPNKRLMSQKHLVELSAKVQRQHEQSIQAQRDRRTQRAQSPIKQHPSPFDEGHSKAASRIGSSIDREPRSRVGSATIVSVQSRAPTVQSRVSSGVARVAERIGSATYSMPKGSQVFTGAQIVPRARNVEESSDSSDTHIKSFKAEIASSQPPPSGVAQSHYTPPSKAWKSKQYTVPSSTAITEVTRQGTPAAHPPRAPDKDPVTMTTVPGFASIPVKKVVPKDMKPEPKPSPSKPPTRPAANSPDPSSALANIGELRKSLVEPPDRAKVQPDKTLDRPRRDTYVRELHARHPDSDNTATNQEAEEREEPMTGEKSPDLDPAHQNLEWRHRDPRHRPGPEFIPVTMEKISMKDLEMAPRNAPPRERPLTQPYHPQHPHPLERPQGQSREENPKVHSFGVGKMVGPYSREKQPAVSASKQLTSSYQDIVCRRDREGAAATDDTDEQQESRENSGSSQESRKQETSVERASTVPVRQSEWINGKLPHVVTHHFRTLDVSMSQTRDWLVRSTAHRGIPLY; encoded by the exons ATAACAGACTCTGCGATGACTTGCTGAGAAAAACCACCCAGATCGTGTTCCACTACCAGCATGGCAAGCGTGTGCCGAAGCTGCGTGAGCCTCGGAACCTGTATGCACTCACCAAGGAGCTGGGGCCGCAGCAGGCTCCTAGGTTCCCTGCTGAGATGCCG GTCCTGAAGGCTAGAATAAGGCACATAGAGTGGACGCCCCCCTTCAGGGAACCCTTCTATGTACAGACCAACCAGGAGAGGACCCCGATGGTGCGGGGCATCGAGGGGGAGGGCAGAGTCGTGTACTTCTGTGAGACACTCAGGGAAGCTTAT TTCATGCGGTCGCGGGTAGGGGGCAGTCGAGGTCCACTGAAGGACATCACTGTGAAGTTGAAGGATGAGAACGACAAGACGCTCATCTTCGAGTCCAGATTCGAAAGTGGAAACCTCATGAAAGCAGTGCAAGT AGGTGAGTTTGACTACGAGCTGTACCTGAGGCAGGACCTGTACACAGACAAGCACACCCAGTGGTTCTACTTCAGGGTACAGAACGCCAAGAAGGGACACACTTACAGATTCACTATAGTCAACTTGTTGAAG GGCGGCAGCCTCTACAACATGGGTCTGAAGCCCCTTATGTACAGCGAACACGACGCACATACCAAGAAGACTGGCTGGTTACGAGTAGGGGAAAACATCAAGTACTACAAGAACAATGTTAG AATAAACCTGAGGAGTGACAAATGTTACTACTCCCTGACCTGGACCTGCTCCTTTCCCAATGACAATGATAATTACTTCTTCGCCCACTGTTACCCCTACACCTACTCAGACTTACAG GACTACCTCTTGAAGATGGCAAATGACCCAGTGCGGTCCAAGTACTGCAGACAGAGGGTTCTGTGTAGAACACTGGCAGGGAACCTGGTGTACGTCCTCACCATCACTAATCCTTCCAAGAACCCAGAGGACGCAAAG GTAAAGAAGGCAGTTGTCCTGTCTGCCCGTGTCCACCCCGGGGAGACCAATGCCTCCTGGATGATGAAGGGCTTCCTCGACTACCTCAGCGGCAGCTCTGCCGATGCAAAG CTTCTACGTGACACCTTTATCTTCAAGATTGTGCCAATGTTGAACCCCGACGGGGTGATTGTGGGGAACTACCGCTGTTCGCTCGCTGGCCGAGACCTGAACCGCAACTACAAGTCCGTCCTGAAGGAGTCGTTTCCGTCCGTCTGGCACACCAAGATGATGGTCAGAAG ATTATGTGAGGAGAGAGAAGTGATCGTGTACTGCGACCTGCACGGCCACAGCCGGAAGCAGAACGTGTTCATCTACGGCTGTGAGAACAGATACGACCCCGAGAAGAGACTGAAGGAGCGCGTCTTCCCTCTCATGATGCAGAAAAATGCTGGGGAAAAG ttCTCGTACAACGGGTGCAAGTTCAAGGTGCAGAAGAGTAAGGAGGGGACCGGCAGGATCGTCATGTGGCACACGGGCATCATGAACGCCTACACCATGGAG GCGACCTTTGCTGGGTCCACAAGGGGTAAGATGAAGGGGTACCACTTCAACGCAGCAGACTTCGAGGCCATGGGCTACCACTTCTGCGACACGCTGCTGGATTACTGCGACCCtgacaggtcaaag GCTAACCAGGTACTGCAGGAGCTGCAGGATAAGCTGCGGCAGGAGATCCTGCGGAGGATCGAGCTCTCCGGGAAGGCGCCGCCGGTCGGTGACCCCCTGGAGATGGAGGCAGAGTTCGGCTCGGACCTGGAGTCTGACACCAGTGGGTCGGACAGCTCTGTGGACGACGGGCTGCCTGTACATCTACTGGCTATCGCACCCAAG CTGAACAGAAAGAAGAAGCTGCGTTCAAGGAAAGAGAGAAACAAGAACAGGAACAAGGAGATCAAGACAAAACCTTCAAAATCAGAGGATAACAAG GAACAaagtgaagaaaagaagaagccCAAACCTCAGAGTGCAGACAAG AGACCAATCAGAACACAGCACAGTGAAGTCCACTCAGCGAGAAAAAGGAGAGACGATCGGAGCAACAATGGCATCCCTGTGTTTGCTGATGAGAGGGTAGAACTTAGATCAGCCAGGAAG ACTGCTCACCCAGAGTGTACCTGCCAGACTAGTGCAAAAATCCCATATGCCATGAAG CAAGTCTCACAAGTGGACCTTCCTGGGGAGTTACTCAACCAAGTCATGGTCATATCCTTACAGAAGAGCAAG acgGATTACCTGGAGGCCATTACCCAGGCTTACCTCAGGAGCGGAGTCATGCTGTCCAATGAACAGgcaaaag AAGTGCCCCATTTCCGGTACGCCAGCGGTCAGAAGCACCTAATCGAGGGCCTCTGTCCGCAGCATGACCAGAACTTTGCAGCTAACTATGTCGCCAACCACCTCAGCGACAACTACTCAG AAGGAGAAAACGCCGGCGAGGACCCTGAGATGGACCCGATCGCGCCCGTCATGAGGGACGTGGCCTGTCAGTGGTCACCCACGCAAGCAG AAGAGCCAGTAGAGCACATGGAGGTGGAGAGGAGACACAAGGAGGATCCCAACAAGAGACTGATGTCACAGAAACATCTGGTCGAACTGTCGGCTAAGGTGCAGAGGCAGCACGAACAGTCCATACAG GCTCAGAGGGACAGGAGAACCCAGCGAGCACAGAGCCCCATCAAGCAACACCCCTCCCCGTTTGACGAGGGACATTCCAAGGCAGCTTCCAGAATAG GATCTTCCATAGACAGAGAACCCAGGTCCAGAGTGGGCTCAGCTACAATAGTCAGTGTGCAAAGCAG AGCCCCCACTGTGCAGTCCAGAGTCAGTTCTGGAGTGGCCCGAGTAGCGGAGAGGATCGGCAGCGCCACCTACAGCATGCCCAAGGGATCGCAGGTCTTCACCGGGGCGCAGATTGTGCCACGGGCGAGGAACGTGGAAGAGTCCAGCGACTCCTCAGACACCCACATCAAATCCTTCAAGGCAGAAA TAGCCAGTAGCCAACCTCCGCCTAGCGGTGTAGCTCAGTCCCACTATACTCCCCCGTCCAAGGCATGGAAGT CCAAACAGTACACAGTCCCCTCCTCCACTGCCATCACTGAGGTCACCAGACAGGGCACACCTG CTGCTCACCCACCGCGGGCTCCAGACAAGGACCCTGTTACCATGACGACGGTGCCAGGCTTTGCCTCCATTCCTGTCAAGAAGGTCGTGCCAAAAGACATGAAG CCGGAGCCGAAGCCGTCCCCCTCCAAGCCACCCACCCGGCCTGCTGCTAACAGTCCAGACCCGTCATCAGCCCTGGCCAACATCGGAGAGCTCAGGAAATCTCTTGTAGAGCCTCCAGACAGAGCAAAAGTGCAGCCCGATAAAACACTTGACAGACCCAGAAG AGACACGTATGTCCGTGAGCTTCATGCCAGGCACCCAGACTCTGACAACACAGCAACCAATCAGGAAGCAGAGGAGAGAGAAGAGCCAATG ACCGGAGAGAAGTCCCCTGACCTGGACCCTGCCCACCAGAACCTGGAGTGGCGCCACCGCGACCCCCGCCACCGACCCGGGCCGGAGTTCATCCCCGTTACCATGGAGAAGATCAGCATGAAGGACCTCGAGATGGCGCCGAGGAACGCGCCGCCAAGGGAGCGCCCGTTGACGCAGCCGTACCACCCACAGCACCCACACCCCCTGGAGAGGCCACAGGGGCAGTCAAGGGAGGAGAACCCCAAAGTGCACAGCTTTGGGGTGGGGAAGATGGTCGGACCATATAG TAGAGAAAAGCAGCCGGCAGTTTCAGCGAGCAAGCAGCTGACCTCCAGTTACCAGGACATCGTGTGTCGGCGAGACCGGGAGGGCGCCGCGGCCACGGACGACACAGACGAGCAGCAGGAGTCGCGGGAGAACAGCGGCAGCAGTCAGGAGAGCAGGAAACAGGAGACCAGCGTAGAGAGGGCCAGCACTGTGCCCGTCAGACAGTCAGAG TGGATAAACGGTAAACTGCCTCATGTAGTAACACACCACTTCCGTACTTTAGACGTAAGTATGAGTCAAACAAGGGATTGGTTGGTTAGATCCACTGCACACAGGGGCATACCCCTATACTGA